Proteins encoded by one window of Peptostreptococcaceae bacterium:
- a CDS encoding transposase, whose translation MRTKRALSGTDIYHVMARGNGKQEIFLDEVDNRYFLKLLIGAKNAHEAKIYAYCLMGNHYHLLIECKTLPEFCKEVNQTYAHYFNAKNATVGHVFQSRYKSFPVENGDYLLCVLRYIHRNPVKAGMVASPVEYFWSSYKDYLSGEGLTTTYPILKLFDSKLLEARKRFISFSQKEDGFDFESFQAQEHFEDYKKCEALVKNWQIKKEKPCDEELKAMNLAIANETVLSGKEIYGILGISQTKYYTKIAKKKSKTSVPF comes from the coding sequence ATGAGGACAAAGCGTGCATTAAGCGGAACGGATATATATCATGTAATGGCTAGGGGCAACGGCAAGCAGGAAATTTTTCTTGACGAGGTGGACAACAGATATTTCTTGAAGTTGCTTATTGGAGCTAAAAATGCCCACGAGGCCAAAATTTACGCTTATTGCCTCATGGGCAACCACTACCACCTGCTGATAGAGTGCAAAACGCTGCCCGAATTTTGCAAAGAGGTTAATCAGACGTATGCCCATTACTTCAACGCCAAAAATGCAACCGTCGGACACGTTTTTCAAAGCCGTTACAAGAGTTTTCCTGTGGAGAATGGGGATTACTTGCTTTGTGTTTTGAGATATATCCACAGAAATCCAGTGAAGGCGGGCATGGTTGCAAGCCCTGTGGAGTACTTCTGGTCCAGCTATAAGGATTATTTGTCAGGAGAGGGCCTTACTACTACCTATCCCATCTTAAAGCTATTTGATTCAAAGCTTTTAGAAGCGCGCAAGCGATTCATATCCTTTTCACAAAAGGAGGATGGCTTCGATTTTGAATCTTTTCAAGCGCAGGAACATTTTGAGGATTACAAGAAATGCGAAGCCTTAGTAAAAAATTGGCAAATAAAAAAGGAGAAGCCATGCGATGAAGAGCTAAAAGCCATGAATTTGGCCATTGCCAATGAAACGGTATTGTCGGGCAAAGAAATTTATGGAATTTTAGGGATAAGCCAAACCAAATACTATACAAAGATAGCAAAAAAGAAGTCCAAAACGTCTGTCCCTTTTTAG
- the rarD gene encoding EamA family transporter RarD, whose amino-acid sequence MENKNNMKIKQRDSSFTGVLYVTATYLFWGVQPIYWKQLAAYSAVELIANRIVWSFVFFMIILRLQKKIPLLKVAFKDKKRFFMTCVAGYLVSVNWLIYIYAVNTGQILATSLGYYICPLVSVILGMIFLKERFNKLQMVAFLLACSGVGVVAISYGNLPWIAVSLPLLFGVYGLFKKMIGLDAVVSMVIEIMAILPLGLGYMIYIESTGQGHLLSDGGYMTFMMLLTGVVTSLPLWWFAKGASMVKLSTIGFMQFLAPTISLIMGVLMYNEPFSSVQLYSFGLIWAAIAVFIYTIVKRR is encoded by the coding sequence ATGGAAAATAAAAATAATATGAAAATAAAACAGCGCGACAGCAGCTTTACCGGCGTGCTTTACGTCACGGCGACTTATCTTTTCTGGGGAGTCCAGCCCATCTACTGGAAACAACTTGCCGCCTACAGTGCGGTGGAACTCATTGCCAATCGGATAGTATGGTCCTTCGTGTTCTTTATGATCATTTTGCGGTTGCAAAAAAAGATACCCCTTCTTAAAGTGGCATTCAAGGACAAGAAGCGATTCTTTATGACATGCGTGGCCGGGTATCTCGTCAGCGTCAATTGGCTCATCTACATCTACGCCGTAAACACGGGGCAGATTCTCGCCACCAGCCTGGGATATTACATATGCCCGCTTGTGAGCGTCATCCTCGGAATGATTTTTCTGAAGGAGCGGTTCAACAAGCTTCAGATGGTCGCATTCCTGCTTGCCTGCTCCGGGGTCGGGGTCGTGGCAATCAGCTACGGAAACCTTCCATGGATTGCCGTAAGCCTGCCGCTTCTATTTGGTGTGTACGGGCTTTTCAAGAAGATGATAGGACTAGACGCGGTGGTCAGCATGGTGATAGAGATAATGGCTATTCTTCCCCTCGGTCTTGGCTATATGATTTACATCGAAAGCACGGGGCAAGGACACCTGCTCTCCGATGGGGGATACATGACCTTTATGATGCTACTAACAGGAGTCGTTACGAGCCTGCCTCTCTGGTGGTTCGCAAAGGGAGCCTCGATGGTAAAGCTTTCCACAATAGGATTCATGCAATTTCTTGCGCCGACGATTAGCCTCATCATGGGAGTCCTCATGTACAATGAGCCATTCTCATCCGTGCAGCTTTACAGCTTCGGCCTCATATGGGCCGCCATCGCCGTGTTCATCTACACCATAGTGAAAAGGAGGTAG
- a CDS encoding transposase yields MLKYKADWYGKEVVRVSRWYPSSQICSECGYRDGKKSLDIREWVCPNCGSLLDRDINASINIKNEGLRMQSA; encoded by the coding sequence ATGCTTAAATACAAGGCTGATTGGTATGGCAAAGAAGTTGTCAGAGTCAGTCGGTGGTATCCATCGAGTCAAATCTGTTCGGAATGTGGCTATAGAGATGGCAAAAAATCTCTGGATATCCGAGAATGGGTTTGCCCAAACTGTGGTTCACTCCTAGACCGCGACATCAATGCCAGTATCAACATAAAAAACGAAGGGCTTAGAATGCAATCAGCATAA
- a CDS encoding polysaccharide biosynthesis protein: MDSRKSEQKNNITYLLSRKLNSIHISIRPRTRVLFLMLLDVLFINAAAIGALLLRFEFTLPENWFASYRIHAWAISLIMITVFWFFSLYNSLWSFASVDELVRIVAANLTGAIGIFALYMITETPMPRSIFLLLFIISTGLTGGLRFSYRFFRQVRSINHQDPHLKKRTLIVGAGQAGALVVNEMLGNHIVDGKPVGFIDDDKYKLHKKIHGVKVLGNCHDIPDVVKKERIAEIIIAIPSLERAKLKKILSICKETGCKLKTLPGVYEIIDGKVSVSHIRDVAVEDLLGREPVRMNIDDMCEYITGKIILVTGGAGSIGSELCRQIAKYEPKQLIIIDVNENTSYLLQREFQLKYPGLNVSFHIASIRDRKRMEELFKMYRPQKIFHAAAHKHVPLMETDPIEAVKNNVFGTLNMVELSHKYHVKKFVMISTDKAVNPTSVMGATKRIAEKIIQAMNKESETDFVAVRFGNVLGSNGSVIPIFKKQIERGGPVTVTHPDIIRYFMTIPEAVSLVLQAGAMAKGGEIFVLDMGEPFKIIDLARDLIRLSGLEPDKDIQIEFSGLRPGEKLYEELLMDEEGIEKTENEKIFIGKANGITMEKLKSNLDALRIIAEDEKYSLVEAALQGLVETYNKVI; encoded by the coding sequence ATGGATTCTCGGAAATCAGAGCAAAAAAACAATATCACATACCTGTTGAGCCGGAAGCTCAACAGCATACATATAAGCATCAGGCCTAGGACAAGAGTGCTTTTTCTAATGCTCTTAGATGTGCTTTTCATAAACGCCGCAGCCATTGGGGCCCTTCTACTGCGCTTTGAATTCACCCTGCCCGAAAACTGGTTTGCATCTTACAGAATCCACGCTTGGGCCATTTCTCTTATAATGATCACCGTCTTTTGGTTCTTTAGCCTTTACAACAGCCTCTGGAGCTTTGCCAGTGTGGACGAACTAGTCCGCATAGTAGCCGCGAATCTCACAGGAGCCATAGGAATATTCGCACTTTATATGATAACTGAGACTCCCATGCCAAGGAGTATCTTTCTGCTCCTTTTTATCATTTCCACAGGCTTGACAGGAGGCCTGCGTTTTTCCTATCGTTTTTTCAGGCAGGTTAGGTCCATCAATCATCAGGACCCACACCTGAAGAAGAGGACACTCATAGTTGGGGCCGGGCAGGCAGGAGCCTTGGTGGTGAATGAAATGCTGGGCAATCACATTGTTGATGGCAAACCAGTTGGTTTCATAGATGACGACAAATACAAGCTGCATAAAAAAATCCACGGAGTGAAAGTCTTGGGCAATTGTCATGATATTCCGGATGTGGTAAAGAAAGAACGGATTGCCGAAATTATAATAGCCATACCTTCCCTGGAGCGAGCCAAATTAAAGAAAATATTATCCATATGCAAGGAGACAGGCTGCAAGCTTAAAACCCTTCCGGGAGTATACGAAATCATAGACGGAAAGGTCAGCGTAAGCCATATAAGGGACGTAGCCGTGGAGGACCTTCTGGGACGGGAACCCGTTAGGATGAACATCGACGATATGTGCGAATACATAACAGGAAAGATTATTCTAGTGACCGGCGGAGCGGGGTCAATAGGCTCGGAGCTCTGCAGGCAGATTGCCAAGTATGAGCCAAAGCAACTAATAATAATCGATGTCAACGAAAACACATCTTACTTACTCCAACGGGAGTTTCAATTGAAATATCCTGGTTTGAACGTTTCTTTCCATATAGCTTCCATCCGCGACAGAAAACGCATGGAGGAACTCTTCAAAATGTACAGGCCTCAAAAAATATTTCATGCCGCCGCCCATAAGCACGTGCCACTCATGGAGACGGATCCCATAGAAGCCGTTAAGAACAATGTCTTCGGAACCCTCAATATGGTAGAACTTTCCCATAAGTATCATGTCAAGAAATTTGTAATGATCTCTACAGACAAGGCCGTAAACCCCACCAGTGTCATGGGAGCAACAAAGCGCATCGCCGAGAAGATTATCCAGGCCATGAACAAGGAAAGCGAAACCGATTTCGTTGCAGTCCGCTTCGGAAATGTTCTTGGATCTAATGGTAGCGTAATCCCTATTTTTAAGAAACAGATAGAACGCGGTGGTCCGGTGACCGTGACCCACCCGGACATAATACGCTACTTCATGACCATACCCGAGGCCGTAAGCCTAGTGCTTCAGGCCGGAGCCATGGCAAAGGGCGGGGAGATTTTCGTTCTTGACATGGGCGAGCCATTCAAGATTATCGACCTGGCGCGCGACCTTATCCGCCTTTCAGGACTAGAGCCCGACAAGGATATACAGATAGAGTTTTCAGGCCTCAGACCCGGAGAAAAACTTTACGAAGAACTTCTAATGGACGAGGAAGGAATAGAAAAAACCGAAAACGAAAAAATCTTCATAGGCAAGGCCAACGGCATAACAATGGAGAAACTAAAATCCAATTTAGATGCCTTGAGAATCATCGCCGAAGATGAAAAATATAGCCTTGTCGAAGCCGCACTTCAGGGGCTCGTGGAGACATATAATAAAGTGATATAA
- a CDS encoding virulence RhuM family protein: MNSEIIMYQTEDGLTKIETNFDGDTVWLSIDQMAGLFQRDKSTISRHIKNIFTEGELERNSVVANFATTAPDGKTYQVDYYNLDVIISVGYRVKSLRGTQFRIWANRTLKEYLKKGFAINDDLLKNAGGGNYFQELLERIRDIRSSEKVFYRQILGIYATSIDYSPNAEESKVFFKIVQNKMHYAAHGHTAAEIVYLRSNVDEEFMGMTSFDRKILRKTDVSIAKNYLNEDEIKILNRLVTAYLEFAEIQAIRQRPMYMKDWIEKLNDFIKMSGSELLDHAGKISHEEAKTKAELEYEKYKERSKEQLTQVERDFIEHIKSTQKKLEKVKG; encoded by the coding sequence ATGAACTCTGAAATAATCATGTATCAGACTGAGGATGGTTTAACGAAAATTGAAACAAATTTTGATGGCGATACCGTTTGGCTTTCAATAGATCAAATGGCAGGGCTATTTCAGCGGGATAAATCTACAATCTCCCGACACATAAAAAATATCTTTACTGAGGGTGAACTTGAACGTAATTCAGTTGTTGCAAATTTTGCAACAACTGCGCCTGATGGTAAAACCTATCAGGTTGACTATTATAACCTCGACGTGATTATCTCAGTCGGTTATCGAGTAAAGTCGCTACGTGGGACACAATTTCGTATTTGGGCAAATAGGACCTTAAAAGAGTATCTGAAAAAAGGTTTTGCCATAAATGATGACCTCCTCAAGAATGCAGGTGGCGGAAATTATTTTCAAGAGTTGCTGGAAAGAATTCGCGACATCAGATCTAGTGAGAAGGTATTCTATCGACAAATTTTAGGTATATATGCTACAAGTATTGATTACAGTCCTAATGCAGAAGAATCTAAAGTGTTTTTTAAAATTGTACAGAATAAGATGCATTATGCAGCTCATGGACATACGGCTGCAGAGATTGTCTATTTGAGATCTAATGTAGATGAAGAGTTCATGGGTATGACATCCTTTGATCGTAAAATTTTAAGAAAAACTGATGTATCAATTGCAAAGAATTATTTAAATGAAGATGAGATAAAGATTTTGAACAGATTAGTAACTGCATATTTAGAATTTGCTGAAATTCAGGCAATTAGGCAACGTCCGATGTATATGAAAGATTGGATAGAGAAATTAAATGACTTTATAAAAATGAGTGGAAGTGAATTGCTAGATCATGCAGGAAAAATCAGTCATGAAGAAGCTAAAACTAAAGCAGAACTGGAATATGAGAAATATAAAGAACGAAGCAAAGAGCAATTGACGCAAGTTGAGAGAGATTTTATTGAACATATAAAAAGCACACAAAAGAAACTCGAAAAGGTTAAAGGATAA
- a CDS encoding ATP-binding protein, giving the protein MSLLNAIQNGEGKNIEFKVEIPNSVTLAKTIIAFSNTGGGKLIIGVNNQGEIVGLKPDVNIFELQDKVASIIYEQN; this is encoded by the coding sequence ATGAGTTTATTAAATGCCATTCAGAATGGAGAAGGCAAGAATATAGAATTTAAAGTTGAAATACCAAATAGTGTTACTTTAGCAAAAACTATTATTGCATTTTCCAATACTGGAGGAGGCAAACTCATCATTGGGGTTAACAATCAAGGCGAGATTGTCGGATTAAAACCAGATGTAAATATTTTTGAACTTCAAGATAAAGTAGCATCTATCATTTATGAACAAAATTAA
- a CDS encoding transposase yields the protein MPRGAREKSQSEIYHIIVRGINRQSIFEDDEDRQKLLQTLLGYKEQCGYNIYAYCFMGNHVHLLLKVGKEPLEQIMRRIGGSYVYWYNHKYDRIGNLFQDRFKSEPVETDAYFLTVLRYIHQNPMKAGIEGDISKYEWSSYLEYVRNRRLIDREEVLGMFSGNRDRAIREFIKFMDEPNSSQCLDVKEKKNRITDNEAKKRIEEIFKIKPVMIRNEPLDKKKEIIKEILKLESISTRQLARITGVSANLVWRVSGGGGHNNE from the coding sequence ATGCCAAGAGGGGCAAGAGAAAAAAGCCAAAGTGAGATATATCATATAATAGTGAGGGGTATAAACCGCCAGAGCATATTCGAGGATGACGAGGACAGGCAAAAGCTGCTGCAGACATTGCTTGGGTATAAAGAGCAATGCGGGTATAATATCTACGCATATTGCTTCATGGGAAACCATGTGCATTTGTTGCTTAAAGTAGGCAAGGAGCCTCTCGAACAGATAATGAGACGAATAGGCGGAAGCTATGTATATTGGTACAACCATAAATATGACCGCATAGGGAATCTGTTCCAAGACAGATTTAAGAGCGAGCCTGTGGAGACGGATGCATATTTTTTAACGGTTTTAAGATATATCCACCAAAATCCAATGAAGGCTGGAATTGAAGGGGATATATCAAAATACGAGTGGAGCAGCTATCTTGAGTATGTGAGGAATAGAAGACTCATAGACAGGGAAGAAGTGCTAGGTATGTTCAGTGGTAATCGTGATAGGGCTATCCGTGAATTCATAAAATTCATGGATGAACCGAATTCGTCCCAATGCCTGGATGTGAAGGAAAAGAAAAACAGAATCACCGATAACGAAGCAAAGAAAAGGATAGAGGAAATTTTCAAAATCAAACCTGTTATGATTCGGAATGAGCCTTTAGATAAGAAGAAAGAGATTATAAAGGAGATACTAAAGCTTGAGAGCATATCAACAAGGCAACTTGCCAGAATAACAGGGGTGTCTGCTAATCTTGTTTGGAGGGTAAGCGGTGGAGGAGGTCATAATAATGAGTGA
- a CDS encoding family 20 glycosylhydrolase, translating to MEKAKCNTFTILPNTKIFIQQGDPVFLGSPYEKIKSFLDKKFSYEPILYIQEKSQLVHEDREGNAIYFILSDKEVPSPEGYQIRITPKTIEIVASTHIGQYYGVATLIDLIMSKGLRLSERVTVDQPYFKHRGVMLDITRGRIPKLSYLKEVIDFLSHNKVNQLQMYMEHTFQFSFMSEASMGKDGLSPMEFMDLDAYCHQRHIELIPCIATFGHLYEVLKGDSFKHLCEYEDFNDEPYSWMNRQMHHTIDCMNPESLELVRQMVKEISPCFRSKYLNICGDETYDMGKGRNKDRLAKVGGARMYVDFLNQILDTVIEHDKIPMYWGDVILQYPEFIGEIRSDAIPLHWWYESEVKESDFKVFEETRLPYYTCPSTAGWNHFMNDYKRAYGNIGKMIDCGVKYNATGVLMTDWGDFGQINHLSTSLPLFKFGAKKAWNPSAKPDVTLFHESYVAMLEGIADERVVTWEHLMQWFYGRYHNNFSYGDITNYFQGLAKSLLIESFDRLEVLEERVSEIAPFYKGSMSDDLVEVFCDIQGMKWMLQFVLVIKEERKDAELATTIENWFMDYEKLWRKRYRESELYRIREVIIKLCSFLRTNV from the coding sequence ATGGAAAAAGCAAAATGCAATACATTTACAATACTACCCAATACAAAGATATTCATCCAACAAGGGGATCCTGTTTTCTTGGGATCTCCCTATGAAAAGATAAAATCTTTTTTAGATAAAAAGTTTTCCTATGAACCGATATTATATATACAGGAGAAAAGCCAGCTGGTTCATGAAGATAGAGAGGGGAACGCAATTTATTTTATTTTATCAGATAAGGAAGTTCCATCGCCGGAAGGCTATCAAATTCGTATTACGCCAAAAACCATTGAAATTGTTGCATCAACGCATATTGGGCAATATTATGGGGTGGCTACACTTATTGATCTTATTATGAGTAAAGGCCTCAGGTTAAGTGAAAGGGTCACAGTGGACCAACCTTATTTTAAACACAGAGGTGTCATGCTTGATATTACCCGGGGGCGCATTCCAAAATTATCGTATCTAAAAGAGGTTATTGATTTTTTGTCTCACAATAAGGTTAATCAGTTGCAGATGTATATGGAACATACCTTTCAGTTTTCATTTATGAGTGAAGCGAGTATGGGAAAGGACGGTCTGTCCCCCATGGAATTTATGGATCTTGATGCCTATTGTCATCAACGGCATATTGAACTGATTCCATGCATTGCAACCTTTGGACATCTGTATGAAGTGCTAAAGGGCGACAGTTTTAAGCATTTATGCGAATATGAAGATTTTAACGATGAACCTTATTCCTGGATGAACCGCCAGATGCACCATACAATCGATTGTATGAATCCTGAGAGCCTGGAGCTTGTGAGGCAAATGGTTAAAGAGATTAGCCCTTGTTTTCGAAGCAAATATCTGAATATCTGTGGTGATGAAACCTATGATATGGGGAAGGGCCGCAATAAAGATAGGCTGGCTAAGGTTGGCGGCGCGAGGATGTATGTAGATTTTTTGAATCAAATATTGGATACGGTTATTGAACATGACAAGATCCCAATGTATTGGGGCGATGTTATTTTACAATATCCCGAGTTTATCGGGGAGATCCGCTCAGATGCCATACCGCTGCATTGGTGGTATGAAAGTGAAGTGAAGGAATCTGATTTCAAGGTGTTTGAGGAAACCCGCTTGCCTTATTATACATGTCCTTCAACAGCAGGCTGGAACCATTTTATGAATGACTATAAACGCGCCTATGGCAATATAGGTAAAATGATTGATTGCGGCGTGAAATATAATGCGACAGGTGTTTTGATGACCGATTGGGGCGATTTTGGACAGATTAATCATCTGTCAACTTCTCTTCCCTTGTTTAAATTTGGCGCAAAAAAAGCGTGGAATCCAAGCGCTAAGCCAGATGTTACTTTGTTTCACGAGTCCTACGTCGCGATGCTTGAAGGCATTGCTGACGAACGGGTTGTTACTTGGGAACATCTAATGCAGTGGTTTTATGGGCGATATCATAATAATTTTAGTTATGGAGACATCACCAATTATTTTCAAGGTTTGGCAAAATCACTTTTAATAGAAAGCTTTGACAGACTAGAGGTGCTTGAGGAACGTGTCTCGGAGATAGCACCTTTTTATAAGGGATCCATGAGCGATGATCTGGTAGAGGTTTTTTGTGATATACAAGGGATGAAGTGGATGCTTCAATTTGTATTGGTTATTAAAGAAGAACGGAAAGATGCCGAGCTTGCCACTACCATAGAGAATTGGTTTATGGACTATGAAAAGTTATGGAGAAAACGTTATAGAGAGAGTGAACTTTATCGAATAAGGGAAGTAATTATAAAACTATGCAGTTTCTTGAGGACCAATGTATAA
- the nagB gene encoding glucosamine-6-phosphate deaminase yields MKKVICQDYNELSIEAAKLIAEQIWYKPDSVLGLSTGATPLGLYKELIKMYESDEIDFSQVTTFNLDEYYRISPENPQSYRYYMMENLIKHINIKPENFNIPNGNTDFVAAECERYDELMDRAGGIDLQILGLGVNGHIGFNEPASELDTKTHLTGLKQETIDANARFFNDVKDVPTHAITVGMSSILKSKKVVILISGKNKSKIVKEILKGEITTSVPATLLHLHSDATLLVEKGVV; encoded by the coding sequence ATGAAAAAAGTAATTTGCCAAGATTATAATGAACTGAGTATAGAGGCAGCTAAACTTATAGCAGAACAAATATGGTATAAGCCTGACTCTGTTCTCGGTTTAAGCACAGGCGCCACGCCTCTGGGCTTGTATAAAGAATTGATAAAAATGTATGAATCTGATGAAATTGATTTCTCGCAGGTGACTACTTTTAACCTGGATGAATACTACAGAATTTCACCGGAAAATCCCCAAAGCTATAGATATTATATGATGGAAAATTTGATTAAACATATAAACATTAAACCGGAGAACTTTAATATACCAAATGGAAACACGGATTTCGTGGCGGCAGAGTGCGAAAGATATGATGAATTAATGGATAGAGCCGGGGGTATCGATTTGCAAATATTGGGGCTGGGTGTAAACGGGCATATCGGATTTAATGAACCTGCCAGCGAGCTAGATACAAAGACACATTTAACCGGATTGAAACAGGAAACAATAGATGCGAATGCTAGATTTTTTAATGATGTCAAGGATGTGCCTACCCATGCAATAACGGTTGGAATGTCGAGTATTTTGAAGTCTAAAAAAGTAGTTATATTAATAAGCGGGAAAAATAAATCGAAAATTGTCAAGGAAATTTTAAAGGGAGAGATCACTACTTCTGTTCCGGCTACATTGCTTCATCTGCATTCGGATGCTACGCTATTAGTGGAAAAAGGAGTAGTTTAA
- a CDS encoding ROK family protein — MFFDDVHIKPKIMPILDPAFRPTILENRAFIRAVALYEKSIPIKIAIERENNQVYIFETKVFSEESELEENNDRYIERLIKTILWIKGGWKITIGGSKKIGDFVKKTYSTGGLRAFDALFMSRVYEKDFEVCSVGIDEVPEELEIVPLLSRNLDGCRIGFDAGGSDRKVVALKNGEVVYSEEVVWHPKTQSDPDYHYMEISTAIKTAAEHLPRVDAIGVSSAGIYVNNRTMVASLFLKVPPDLFDQKVKDIYLNIQREWDNVPLLVRNDGDVTALAGAMSLNDSNILGIAMGTSEAAGYIDDEGNIKGWLNELAFVPVDLNPNAMIDEWSGDYGCGVKYFSQDAVIKLAPAAGIQLEEGLSPAEKLKVVQKLMEEGHEGAGNIYETIGVYLGYTIPYYAEFYNIKHLLILGRVTSGEGGNIILNMAKKVMDVEFPELSSTINLHIPDESDRRIGQAVAAASLPVIE, encoded by the coding sequence ATGTTTTTTGATGATGTTCATATAAAACCAAAGATCATGCCTATACTTGATCCGGCATTTAGACCCACTATTTTAGAAAATAGGGCTTTCATAAGAGCCGTTGCACTTTATGAAAAGAGCATTCCTATAAAAATAGCGATAGAAAGAGAAAATAATCAGGTATATATTTTTGAAACCAAAGTTTTTAGTGAGGAATCAGAATTAGAGGAAAATAATGATCGATATATCGAAAGGCTCATTAAGACCATTCTTTGGATAAAGGGCGGTTGGAAAATTACCATTGGCGGGTCAAAAAAAATCGGTGATTTTGTTAAGAAGACCTATTCGACGGGAGGGCTAAGGGCGTTCGATGCCTTGTTTATGTCCCGGGTATATGAAAAAGACTTTGAAGTGTGCAGCGTAGGCATCGATGAGGTCCCAGAGGAATTGGAGATCGTGCCATTGCTTAGTAGAAATTTAGATGGATGCAGAATAGGATTTGATGCCGGAGGAAGTGACAGGAAGGTTGTGGCCTTAAAGAATGGTGAGGTAGTCTATAGCGAGGAAGTCGTATGGCATCCAAAGACACAATCTGATCCTGATTATCACTACATGGAAATATCGACAGCTATAAAAACTGCGGCTGAACATTTGCCAAGGGTAGATGCTATTGGCGTTAGTTCTGCCGGAATATATGTAAACAATAGAACTATGGTTGCTTCTCTATTTTTAAAGGTGCCCCCGGATTTGTTTGATCAAAAGGTAAAAGATATCTATTTAAATATACAAAGGGAATGGGATAATGTACCTTTGCTGGTTCGAAATGATGGTGATGTTACTGCATTGGCAGGAGCCATGTCGTTAAATGATTCCAATATACTTGGCATTGCCATGGGTACCAGTGAAGCGGCCGGATATATAGACGATGAGGGCAATATAAAGGGATGGCTAAACGAATTGGCGTTTGTTCCGGTTGATTTAAATCCAAATGCTATGATTGATGAATGGTCCGGAGATTATGGATGCGGTGTTAAATATTTTTCCCAAGATGCAGTCATAAAACTGGCACCGGCTGCAGGCATTCAATTAGAAGAGGGTTTGTCCCCTGCAGAGAAATTAAAAGTAGTGCAAAAATTGATGGAAGAGGGACATGAAGGGGCCGGAAATATCTATGAAACCATAGGGGTATATCTAGGATATACAATACCTTACTACGCTGAATTTTATAATATTAAACACCTATTAATACTCGGGAGAGTGACCTCGGGGGAAGGTGGAAATATTATTCTTAACATGGCTAAAAAGGTAATGGATGTAGAGTTTCCTGAATTATCTTCAACTATCAACCTGCATATTCCGGATGAAAGCGATCGA